In Aeromicrobium marinum DSM 15272, one genomic interval encodes:
- a CDS encoding NAD(P)H-dependent flavin oxidoreductase translates to MRTELCDRFGIEYPIFAFTPSEHVAAAVSRAGGLGVLGAVRFNDPAELDRTLTWLDDNTDGKPYGVDVVMPMTVPTEGKAVDLQAMIPEAHMSFVERTLQQLGVPPLPEGEGRDGVLGWLHSVARSHVDVALSHRPVLIANALGSPPKDVIEQAHAAGVQVAALAGAAKHAMTHVANGVDIIIAQGYEAGGHTGEIASMVLTPEIVDAVGPDVAVLGAGGIGRGRQIAASMALGAQGVWNGSVWLTTKEYENLNSNKGMTEAFLRASSADTVRTRVYTGKPARLLKTRWTQAWEAEDAPKPLPMPLQNLLVSDAHSRMNSAGDPDVISMPVGQIVGTMNEVRSVADVMADLVAEYEETVDRLTALRGAPVQ, encoded by the coding sequence ATGCGCACTGAGCTCTGTGACCGGTTCGGGATCGAGTACCCGATCTTCGCCTTCACCCCGTCCGAGCACGTCGCCGCTGCGGTGTCCCGCGCCGGTGGTCTGGGGGTGCTCGGTGCGGTCCGCTTCAACGACCCCGCCGAGCTCGACCGGACCCTCACCTGGCTCGACGACAACACCGACGGCAAGCCCTACGGCGTCGACGTCGTCATGCCGATGACGGTGCCCACCGAGGGCAAGGCCGTCGACCTGCAGGCGATGATCCCCGAGGCGCACATGAGCTTCGTGGAGCGCACCCTGCAGCAGCTGGGCGTTCCGCCGCTGCCCGAGGGTGAGGGGCGGGACGGGGTGCTCGGCTGGCTGCACTCCGTCGCCCGGTCGCACGTCGACGTGGCCCTGAGTCACCGGCCCGTGCTGATCGCGAACGCGCTCGGCTCGCCGCCGAAGGACGTCATCGAGCAGGCCCATGCGGCCGGCGTGCAGGTGGCGGCACTCGCCGGTGCCGCCAAGCACGCGATGACCCACGTCGCCAACGGCGTCGACATCATCATCGCCCAGGGCTACGAGGCCGGCGGTCACACCGGCGAGATCGCCAGCATGGTGCTGACCCCCGAGATCGTCGACGCGGTCGGACCGGACGTCGCCGTCCTCGGCGCCGGCGGCATCGGGCGGGGTCGCCAGATCGCCGCGTCGATGGCCCTCGGTGCCCAGGGGGTGTGGAACGGCTCGGTCTGGTTGACCACGAAGGAGTACGAGAACCTCAACTCCAACAAGGGCATGACCGAGGCGTTCCTGCGCGCGTCCAGCGCCGACACGGTGCGCACGCGGGTCTACACCGGCAAGCCGGCCCGGCTGCTCAAGACCAGGTGGACGCAGGCATGGGAGGCCGAGGACGCGCCGAAGCCGCTGCCGATGCCGCTGCAGAACCTGCTGGTGTCAGACGCGCACAGCCGGATGAACTCCGCCGGCGACCCCGACGTGATCTCGATGCCGGTGGGTCAGATCGTCGGCACCATGAACGAGGTCCGTTCGGTGGCCGACGTCATGGCCGACCTGGTCGCCGAGTACGAGGAGACCGTCGACCGGCTCACCGCCCTGCGGGGCGCACCGGTGCAGTAG
- a CDS encoding acyl-CoA synthetase, with the protein MALNIADLFEHAVDVVPDRPVLQVGSRKASYAELESQANQVAHFLASRGVGHGDHVGIYAKNSIEHVVALLAIFKIRAVAINVNYRYVEGELNYLIDNSDMVALLHERTYADLVAKVAPQHAGLTTVVAMPDPTDPDNAADIAGYGGISWDDALAGQSADRDFGERSGDDLYIVYTGGTTGFPKGVMWRHEDFWRVLGGGIDFMSGERIEEYTQSESARTSDPMVTFPLSPLMHGGAQAAMLMHLFAGHLTILEPQFDPVRTWEIVDREKVQLIFMTGDAMARPLIEAYQAGSFDGSSLIAIASSAAIFSRPVKETWMAAFPNAFFTDSVGSSETGFSGTGLQDSENIQGQGPVVALGAETVVLDDDNRPIDGTAVGQVGRLARSGSVPLGYYRDPEKSAKTFVDVDGVRYAIPGDFARIEADGKVTLLGRGSNCINTGGEKVYPEEVEMALKGHPGVYDALVVGLSDDRWGQQVSAVVQPRSDAHPTLEDLRAFLRPLLSGYKLPRSVAIIDKIPRSATGKANYPAAKEHAEAARLSSQENVDAH; encoded by the coding sequence ATGGCACTGAATATCGCTGACCTGTTCGAGCACGCCGTCGACGTCGTTCCGGACCGTCCCGTCCTGCAGGTCGGGAGCCGCAAGGCCTCCTACGCCGAGCTGGAGAGCCAGGCCAACCAGGTGGCGCACTTCCTCGCGTCGCGTGGCGTCGGCCACGGCGACCACGTGGGGATCTACGCCAAGAACAGCATCGAGCACGTCGTCGCCCTGCTCGCGATCTTCAAGATCCGCGCCGTCGCGATCAACGTCAACTACCGCTACGTCGAGGGCGAGCTGAACTACCTCATCGACAACTCCGACATGGTGGCCCTGCTGCACGAGCGCACCTACGCCGACCTGGTCGCGAAGGTCGCCCCCCAGCACGCCGGGCTCACCACGGTCGTCGCCATGCCGGACCCGACCGACCCCGACAACGCGGCCGACATCGCCGGCTACGGCGGGATCTCCTGGGACGACGCCCTCGCCGGCCAGAGCGCCGACCGCGACTTCGGCGAGCGCAGCGGCGACGACCTCTACATCGTCTACACCGGCGGCACCACCGGCTTCCCCAAGGGCGTCATGTGGCGCCACGAGGACTTCTGGCGGGTGCTCGGCGGCGGCATCGACTTCATGTCCGGTGAGCGCATCGAGGAGTACACCCAGTCCGAGTCGGCGCGCACCAGCGACCCGATGGTCACCTTCCCGCTCAGCCCGCTGATGCACGGCGGGGCCCAGGCGGCGATGCTGATGCACCTGTTCGCGGGCCACCTGACGATCCTGGAGCCGCAGTTCGACCCGGTGCGCACCTGGGAGATCGTCGACCGCGAGAAGGTCCAGCTGATCTTCATGACCGGTGACGCCATGGCGCGTCCGCTGATCGAGGCCTACCAGGCGGGCAGCTTCGACGGCAGCTCGCTGATCGCCATCGCCAGCAGCGCCGCGATCTTCAGCCGCCCGGTCAAGGAGACCTGGATGGCGGCCTTCCCCAACGCGTTCTTCACCGACTCCGTGGGCTCGTCCGAGACCGGGTTCTCCGGCACCGGACTGCAGGACAGCGAGAACATCCAGGGCCAGGGCCCGGTCGTGGCCCTCGGCGCCGAGACGGTCGTCCTCGACGACGACAACCGACCGATCGACGGCACCGCGGTCGGTCAGGTCGGTCGTCTCGCCCGGTCGGGCAGCGTGCCGCTGGGCTACTACCGCGACCCCGAGAAGTCCGCCAAGACCTTCGTCGACGTCGACGGGGTGCGCTACGCGATCCCCGGCGACTTCGCCCGGATCGAGGCCGACGGCAAGGTGACGTTGCTCGGCCGCGGCTCGAACTGCATCAACACCGGCGGCGAGAAGGTGTACCCCGAGGAGGTCGAGATGGCCCTGAAGGGACACCCCGGCGTGTACGACGCGCTGGTGGTCGGCCTCAGCGACGACCGGTGGGGCCAGCAGGTCTCGGCGGTCGTGCAGCCCCGGTCGGACGCGCACCCCACGCTGGAGGACCTCCGGGCGTTCCTGCGGCCCCTGCTGTCGGGCTACAAGCTGCCGCGGTCGGTGGCGATCATCGACAAGATCCCGCGCAGCGCCACCGGCAAGGCCAACTACCCCGCCGCCAAGGAGCACGCCGAGGCCGCCCGCCTCTCGAGCCAGGAGAACGTCGATGCGCACTGA
- a CDS encoding acyl-CoA dehydrogenase family protein: MDFTFSPEADDAAALAATILGDHTTSDRLAAAEATGRRFDPVLWKALADAGLLTLTTPEDDGGAGLGFVELCRVLVEVGRTVAPVPLATNAVARLLVVEHGTPDQLRTLHADPAAVTTCAVAEEHEHAPRRPTTTAAPADDGWVLTGTKYLVPAGTVATSFLVSATTPDGPAVLLVHTGDTGVSVAEQRTSDGDEAGLLELDAVRLPADRLVGGAGAADRLLDLLAVATCALQLGITEGALALTAEYARTREQFDRPIGTFQAVAQRLADGYIDTRCQALTLWQAAWRLAEQLPAAEAVATATLWASEAGHRVAHTTVHVHGGVGIDVDGVAHRYYTAAMRFGAVRGGGTEQALHLGRLLADAPA; encoded by the coding sequence ATGGACTTCACCTTCTCCCCCGAGGCCGACGACGCCGCCGCCCTGGCCGCGACGATCCTCGGCGACCACACCACGTCCGACCGCCTCGCCGCCGCCGAGGCCACCGGCCGACGCTTCGACCCCGTCCTGTGGAAGGCGCTGGCCGACGCGGGCCTGCTGACCCTCACCACCCCGGAGGACGACGGCGGTGCCGGTCTCGGGTTCGTCGAGCTGTGCCGGGTGCTGGTGGAGGTCGGACGCACCGTCGCGCCCGTGCCGCTGGCGACCAACGCCGTGGCCCGCCTGCTGGTGGTCGAGCACGGGACCCCCGACCAGCTGCGGACGCTGCACGCCGACCCCGCCGCGGTGACGACCTGTGCGGTCGCCGAGGAGCACGAGCACGCCCCGCGTCGTCCCACCACCACGGCTGCCCCCGCCGACGACGGTTGGGTGCTGACGGGCACCAAGTACCTCGTCCCGGCCGGCACCGTGGCCACCTCGTTCCTGGTCAGTGCCACCACGCCCGACGGTCCGGCCGTCCTCCTCGTGCACACCGGTGACACGGGTGTCTCCGTGGCCGAGCAGCGGACGAGTGACGGCGACGAGGCGGGGCTCCTCGAGCTGGACGCGGTCCGGCTGCCGGCCGACCGCCTCGTCGGAGGCGCCGGGGCCGCCGACCGTCTGCTGGACCTGCTCGCCGTCGCGACCTGCGCCCTGCAGCTGGGGATCACCGAGGGCGCGTTGGCGCTCACGGCCGAGTACGCCAGGACCCGCGAGCAGTTCGACCGGCCCATCGGGACCTTCCAGGCCGTCGCCCAGCGGCTGGCCGACGGCTACATCGACACCCGGTGCCAGGCCCTGACGCTGTGGCAGGCGGCCTGGCGGCTCGCCGAGCAGCTGCCCGCCGCCGAGGCCGTCGCGACCGCGACGCTGTGGGCCTCCGAGGCCGGGCACCGCGTCGCGCACACCACGGTGCACGTGCACGGCGGCGTGGGCATCGACGTCGACGGCGTGGCCCACCGCTACTACACGGCCGCCATGCGGTTCGGTGCCGTGCGGGGCGGGGGCACCGAGCAGGCCCTGCATCTCGGGCGGCTCCTGGCGGACGCTCCGGCGTGA
- a CDS encoding AMP-binding protein encodes MTVRDLLLARAETDAPALLTHDGSWTWRELVVAAEQRSAAIASVLDAGRPPHVGLLMDNTPEMLLGLAAAGLGGHVAVGVNSTRRGQALVDDLLRAEVQVLLTDATQRALLDGLDLPGIRVIDTGTPEWTTLLDSPPAPAGSDVSAPDRPDSGPKRHSQRGGEVTGDSLFMLIFTSGTSGRPKAVRITHAKVTGPGAYLTERLGLTADDVHYVSMPMFHSNAVMAGWAPALRNGAAVALREKFSASQFLTDVRHFGATYASYVGKPLTYVLATPERPDDADNPLRLVFGNEATDRDIAAFGARFGCRVIDGFGSTENAVVVSRIEGTPPGALGWPGPTVAVHDPETGLECPRATFDDAGRVTNLDACVGELVNTAGAGQFAGYHNDPEATAERLRGGFYWSGDLAYRDADGWVWFAGRSAAWLRVDGENLACAPIERLLLRHPSIDQVAVYAVPDERAGDQVAAAMVLRGPLGPGDLETFLDQQPDLSPKARPRFVRVVTELPRTATHKILHRELTAAGTADATWVREERGTRYV; translated from the coding sequence GTGACCGTCCGGGACCTCCTGCTCGCGCGCGCCGAGACCGATGCCCCGGCCCTGCTGACCCACGACGGGTCGTGGACCTGGCGTGAGCTGGTGGTCGCGGCCGAGCAACGGTCCGCCGCGATCGCCTCGGTGCTCGACGCCGGGCGACCGCCGCACGTCGGCCTGCTGATGGACAACACGCCGGAGATGCTGCTGGGCCTCGCGGCCGCCGGGCTCGGTGGCCACGTCGCAGTCGGCGTGAACAGCACCCGTCGCGGTCAGGCGCTGGTCGACGACCTGCTCCGCGCCGAGGTGCAGGTGCTGCTCACCGACGCGACCCAGCGCGCGCTCCTCGACGGGCTCGACCTGCCCGGGATCCGGGTGATCGACACGGGGACCCCCGAGTGGACCACCCTCCTCGACTCCCCTCCCGCCCCCGCTGGCAGTGACGTTTCTGCCCCTGATCGGCCGGATTCGGGGCCGAAACGTCACTCCCAGCGGGGAGGTGAGGTGACGGGGGACTCGCTGTTCATGCTCATCTTCACCTCGGGCACGAGCGGCCGGCCCAAGGCGGTGCGCATCACGCACGCCAAGGTCACCGGCCCCGGCGCCTACCTGACCGAGCGGCTCGGTCTCACCGCCGACGACGTGCACTACGTCTCCATGCCGATGTTCCACTCCAACGCCGTCATGGCGGGGTGGGCACCGGCCCTGCGCAACGGCGCCGCCGTGGCCCTGCGGGAGAAGTTCTCGGCCTCGCAGTTCCTCACCGACGTGCGGCACTTCGGCGCCACCTACGCCTCGTACGTCGGCAAGCCGCTGACCTACGTGCTGGCGACACCGGAGCGCCCCGATGACGCCGACAACCCGCTGCGCCTGGTGTTCGGCAACGAGGCCACCGACCGCGACATCGCGGCGTTCGGCGCCCGGTTCGGCTGCCGGGTGATCGACGGGTTCGGGTCCACCGAGAACGCCGTCGTCGTGAGCCGCATCGAGGGAACCCCACCCGGTGCGCTGGGCTGGCCGGGACCCACCGTCGCCGTGCACGACCCGGAGACCGGGCTGGAATGCCCTCGCGCCACGTTCGACGACGCCGGCCGGGTCACCAACCTCGACGCCTGCGTCGGCGAGCTGGTCAACACCGCGGGCGCCGGCCAGTTCGCGGGCTACCACAACGACCCCGAGGCGACGGCCGAGCGGCTGCGCGGCGGGTTCTACTGGTCGGGCGACCTGGCCTACCGCGACGCCGACGGCTGGGTCTGGTTCGCCGGCCGCAGCGCCGCGTGGCTTCGTGTCGACGGCGAGAACCTCGCGTGCGCCCCGATCGAGCGGCTGCTGCTGCGTCATCCGTCGATCGACCAGGTGGCCGTGTACGCGGTGCCCGACGAGCGGGCCGGGGACCAGGTGGCGGCGGCGATGGTGCTGCGCGGTCCGCTGGGCCCCGGCGACCTCGAGACGTTCCTCGACCAGCAGCCGGACCTCTCACCCAAGGCACGGCCGCGGTTCGTCCGGGTCGTCACCGAGCTGCCCCGCACCGCGACGCACAAGATCCTGCACCGGGAGCTGACCGCGGCCGGCACGGCCGACGCGACCTGGGTCAGGGAGGAACGCGGCACCCGGTACGTCTGA
- a CDS encoding YihY/virulence factor BrkB family protein gives MTDTFKDRAEDVARRVHDRLPRPWQRAWTLIGRTGREAVDDRVPGLAAEIALFTMISLPALILVVLGSLGFVADALGPAGAQELNRIVFELPRGFFSDRVYASYENLATRVLADGRADVISIGALLSLWTGSRATNRALETITIAYDIDRPRPGWRRRLLALGLTVAGLLAAIAILPLLVLGPRVVEWLAPEAVASATLTVLGALYWPVLGLLAITALASLYHLGVPWRTPWRRDLPGAALAMIVWLLAAAGLRAYLAATIGSDAVFSQLAVPIAIVLWLYVSSVAVLLGAELNAEIERMWPTTGLRPDLGPGEPPTAPVRPAGR, from the coding sequence ATGACCGACACCTTCAAGGACCGCGCCGAGGACGTGGCGCGCAGGGTGCACGACCGGCTCCCCCGCCCGTGGCAACGCGCGTGGACGCTGATCGGCCGCACCGGACGTGAGGCGGTCGACGACCGGGTGCCCGGCCTGGCCGCGGAGATCGCCCTGTTCACGATGATCTCCCTGCCGGCGCTGATCCTGGTCGTCCTCGGTTCGCTCGGCTTCGTCGCCGATGCCCTCGGACCTGCGGGCGCCCAGGAGCTGAACCGGATCGTCTTCGAGCTGCCCCGGGGGTTCTTCTCGGACCGGGTCTACGCGTCGTACGAGAATCTCGCCACCCGGGTGCTGGCCGACGGCCGCGCCGATGTCATCTCCATCGGTGCGCTGCTGAGCCTGTGGACCGGGTCCCGGGCCACGAACCGGGCGCTCGAGACGATCACCATCGCCTACGACATCGACCGGCCCCGGCCGGGGTGGCGTCGCCGTCTGCTGGCACTCGGTCTGACCGTGGCCGGCCTGCTCGCCGCGATCGCGATCCTTCCGCTGCTGGTGCTCGGCCCCCGGGTGGTCGAGTGGCTCGCACCCGAAGCCGTCGCCTCCGCGACGCTGACGGTGCTCGGGGCGTTGTACTGGCCCGTGCTGGGCCTGCTGGCGATCACGGCCCTCGCGAGCCTCTACCACCTCGGGGTCCCCTGGCGGACGCCGTGGCGCCGCGACCTCCCCGGGGCGGCGCTGGCGATGATCGTGTGGCTGCTGGCCGCCGCCGGCCTGCGCGCGTACCTGGCCGCGACCATCGGCTCCGACGCGGTGTTCAGCCAGCTGGCCGTGCCGATCGCGATCGTGCTGTGGCTCTACGTCTCCTCCGTCGCCGTGCTGCTGGGCGCCGAGCTCAACGCCGAGATCGAGAGGATGTGGCCCACGACCGGCCTGCGGCCGGACCTCGGTCCGGGCGAGCCGCCTACTGCACCGGTGCGCCCCGCAGGGCGGTGA